One window of Fundidesulfovibrio putealis DSM 16056 genomic DNA carries:
- the gatB gene encoding Asp-tRNA(Asn)/Glu-tRNA(Gln) amidotransferase subunit GatB, translating to MAVYEAVIGLEVHAQLLTKSKIFCGCSTAFGADPNENVCPVCSGMPGMLPVLNEKAVEYAAKMGMAVDCTLNPVSVFARKNYFYPDLPKGYQISQYELPIAEHGKVDILLDGQVKTIGVTRIHMEEDAGKNIHSSTDNASYVDLNRACVPLIEIVSEPDMRSAEEAVAYLKELRSILVYLGICDGNMEEGSFRCDANVSIRPKGQEAFGTRAEIKNVNSFRNVRLAIEYEIQRQKDCLEDGEAIVQETRLYNPDKNITASMRGKEEAHDYRYFPDPDLVPLKLDPSKVDAWRAELPELPRAKRERFMRDFGLSVQDADVLTAEREIAEYFEQALSAYDQPKKIANWVMSELMREMAEAKLTAKQVALKPAELAALVKLIDDGVISGKIAKQIFPELFAQGGDPQALVKAKGLVQISDTSALEAAIDAVIAANPAEAEAFRGGKTKLMGFFVGQIMKATKGQANPGLVNELLAKKLS from the coding sequence ATGGCGGTATACGAGGCGGTCATCGGCCTTGAAGTCCACGCCCAGCTTCTCACCAAGAGCAAGATTTTCTGCGGCTGTTCCACCGCGTTCGGCGCGGACCCCAACGAAAACGTCTGCCCTGTCTGTTCGGGCATGCCGGGCATGCTGCCCGTGCTCAACGAGAAGGCTGTGGAATACGCGGCAAAAATGGGCATGGCCGTTGACTGCACCCTGAATCCGGTGTCGGTGTTTGCCCGCAAGAACTATTTCTATCCCGACCTGCCCAAGGGCTACCAGATCTCCCAGTACGAGCTGCCCATCGCCGAACACGGCAAGGTGGACATCCTGCTGGACGGACAGGTCAAGACCATCGGCGTCACCCGCATCCATATGGAAGAGGACGCCGGGAAGAACATCCATTCCTCCACGGACAACGCAAGCTACGTGGACCTGAACCGCGCCTGCGTGCCGCTCATCGAGATCGTCAGCGAGCCGGACATGCGAAGCGCCGAGGAGGCCGTGGCCTACTTGAAGGAGCTGCGCTCCATTCTGGTCTATCTGGGCATCTGCGACGGCAACATGGAGGAGGGGTCGTTTCGCTGCGACGCCAACGTCTCCATCCGCCCCAAGGGGCAGGAGGCCTTCGGCACGCGCGCCGAGATAAAAAACGTCAACTCCTTCCGCAACGTCCGCCTGGCCATCGAGTACGAGATCCAGCGCCAGAAGGACTGCCTGGAGGACGGCGAGGCCATCGTCCAGGAAACCCGGCTTTACAACCCGGACAAGAACATCACCGCCTCCATGCGCGGCAAGGAAGAAGCCCACGACTACCGCTACTTCCCCGACCCCGATCTTGTGCCCCTGAAGCTCGACCCCTCCAAGGTGGACGCCTGGCGCGCCGAGCTGCCGGAGCTGCCGCGCGCCAAGCGCGAACGCTTCATGCGCGACTTCGGCCTCTCCGTGCAGGACGCCGACGTGCTGACCGCCGAGCGCGAGATTGCCGAATACTTCGAGCAGGCTCTCTCCGCCTACGACCAGCCCAAGAAGATCGCCAACTGGGTCATGAGCGAGCTCATGCGCGAGATGGCCGAGGCCAAGCTTACTGCGAAGCAGGTGGCCCTCAAGCCCGCCGAGCTGGCCGCGCTGGTGAAGCTCATCGACGACGGCGTCATCTCCGGCAAGATCGCCAAGCAGATCTTCCCCGAGCTGTTCGCCCAGGGCGGCGACCCGCAGGCCCTGGTGAAGGCCAAGGGCCTGGTGCAGATCTCCGACACTTCGGCCCTTGAAGCCGCCATCGACGCCGTCATCGCCGCCAACCCCGCCGAGGCCGAGGCCTTCCGGGGCGGCAAGACCAAGCTCATGGGCTTCTTCGTGGGCCAGATCATGAAGGCCACCAAGGGGCAGGCCAACCCCGGACTGGTGAACGAACTCTTGGCCAAAAAACTCAGCTAG
- a CDS encoding winged helix-turn-helix domain-containing protein produces the protein MTTKEQKEKVCEGEAPSTNGGGLGGVRPPVVRLRLWLETEDGMFFGTGRGMLLEAVDRFGSLKKAAEHLGMSYRAAWGKIRKTEKVLGVQLIEQAGSRKGGHTLTPGGRLLMDKFGEWYEAVEASAVGKARELFPWACMSFKEAHPPRKHDEDES, from the coding sequence ATGACGACCAAAGAACAGAAAGAGAAGGTCTGTGAGGGCGAGGCCCCATCGACGAACGGTGGCGGGCTGGGCGGCGTCAGGCCGCCTGTGGTGCGGCTTCGCCTGTGGCTGGAGACCGAGGACGGCATGTTCTTCGGCACGGGCCGGGGCATGCTGCTGGAGGCCGTGGACCGTTTCGGTTCGCTGAAAAAGGCTGCAGAACACCTGGGGATGTCCTACCGGGCGGCCTGGGGCAAGATCCGCAAGACCGAAAAAGTGCTTGGCGTCCAGCTTATCGAGCAGGCGGGCAGCCGCAAGGGCGGGCACACGCTGACGCCGGGCGGACGGCTGCTCATGGACAAGTTCGGCGAATGGTACGAGGCTGTGGAGGCCTCCGCCGTGGGCAAGGCCCGCGAGCTGTTTCCCTGGGCCTGCATGAGCTTCAAGGAAGCCCATCCCCCCCGCAAGCACGACGAGGACGAATCCTGA
- a CDS encoding GNAT family N-acetyltransferase translates to MPVNNTEPLSVYRAGPGYAPCLAEMILMATRAQHKRGILDYLLNLPEPLILRVMARLAMHPAQVWGRIDNTFVALVDGVCSGTATARPAVPFGEFPCSPDPFREVAAGLNIAPELVDAALERQKRLLYWLSPGDDPEPQGMWLLEYLAVRRPFRAGGVARGLMERVMQEARAAGGTGIELYCEIGNVQAERLYATLGFSMLREYIYDDDAVVFGGVGVRQLRLVFE, encoded by the coding sequence ATGCCAGTCAACAACACGGAACCGCTCTCGGTCTACCGGGCAGGTCCGGGCTACGCCCCCTGCCTGGCCGAAATGATCCTCATGGCCACCCGCGCCCAGCACAAGCGCGGCATCCTGGACTACCTGCTGAACCTGCCGGAACCGCTGATCCTGCGTGTGATGGCGCGCCTCGCCATGCATCCCGCCCAGGTATGGGGCCGCATCGACAACACCTTCGTGGCCCTTGTTGACGGCGTGTGCTCCGGCACGGCCACCGCGCGCCCGGCGGTCCCCTTCGGGGAGTTCCCGTGTTCTCCCGATCCCTTCAGAGAAGTCGCGGCAGGGCTCAACATCGCGCCCGAGCTCGTGGATGCGGCGCTTGAACGCCAGAAGCGCCTGCTCTACTGGCTCTCGCCCGGTGACGATCCCGAACCGCAGGGCATGTGGCTGCTGGAATATCTGGCCGTGCGCCGCCCGTTCCGGGCAGGCGGCGTCGCCAGGGGGCTCATGGAGCGTGTGATGCAGGAGGCGCGCGCAGCGGGGGGCACTGGAATCGAGCTCTATTGCGAGATCGGCAACGTGCAGGCCGAACGGCTGTACGCCACGCTCGGCTTCAGCATGCTGCGCGAATATATTTATGATGATGACGCCGTGGTCTTCGGCGGCGTGGGGGTGAGGCAGTTGCGGCTTGTGTTTGAATAG